The Podarcis raffonei isolate rPodRaf1 chromosome 2, rPodRaf1.pri, whole genome shotgun sequence genome window below encodes:
- the CBX8 gene encoding chromobox protein homolog 8 codes for MELSAVGERVFAAEALLKRRIRKGRMEYLVKWKGWSQKYSTWEPEENILDARLLAAFEEREREMELYGPKKRGPKPKTFLLKAQAKAKAKTYEFRSDSARGIRVPYPGRSPQEMGSTSRAREGLRQIPLPPQSTSATATTNTSRVETIQENRIGAEEDRSEAAFKKRGPKPRKELYKDLPESADVACKRKSVEPGDKAVVDYLKARKLEEAANPGTAKFSSGHSVIQLARRREPELPSAVSSPRAEAGIKLCAPEAYPPRLTKHRADFLDPKGQSSLDLGAPKILHSSASQGGLYRDGIGTQAGRPSLIARIPVSRILGDPEEEAWSPSLNNLEKVVVTDVTSNFLTVTIKESSTDQGFFKEKR; via the exons ATGGAGCTCTCCGCCGTCGGCGAGAGGGTGTTCGCGGCCGAGGCCTTGCTCAAGAGACGCATCCGCAAA GGTCGTATGGAATATCTTGTGAAATGGAAGGGCTGGTCTCAGAA ATACAGCACCTGGGAACCTGAGGAAAATATTCTAGATGCGCGTCTGCTTGCAGCTTTTGAGGAAAG GGAAAGAGAAATGGAACTTTATGGTCCTAAGAAACGAGGCCCCAAACCCAAAACGTTTTTGCTAAAG GCCCAGGCAAAAGCCAAAGCTAAGACATATGAATTCCGTAGCGACTCTGCTAGGGGGATCCGGGTGCCGTACCCAGGGAGGTCTCCCCAGGAGATGGGCTCTACTTCCCGTGCGAGGGAAGGACTGAGGCAAATCCCCTTGCCCCCTCAAAGCACCTCCGCCACTGCTACCACCAACACCTCCCGAGTGGAGACCATCCAGGAAAACAGGATTGGGGCAGAGGAAGACCGGTCTGAAGCAGCCTTTAAAAAGCGAGGCCCCAAGCCCAGGAAAGAGCTCTACAAAGACCTGCCTGAATCAGCTGACGTGGCCTGCAAGCGGAAATCAGTGGAGCCAGGGGACAAGGCCGTGGTCGATTACCTAAAGGCCAGAAAACTGGAAGAGGCAGCTAACCCGGGCACAGCCAAATTCAGTTCAGGACACAGTGTGATCCAGTTAGCTCGGAGAAGGGAGCCTGAGTTACCCAGTGCTGTCTCCAGCCCCAGAGCAGAAGCTGGCATTAAGCTGTGTGCACCTGAGGCCTATCCCCCCAGGCTAACAAAGCACAGGGCAGATTTTCTGGATCCGAAAGGGCAAAGTAGTTTGGACTTGGGCGCCCCTAAGATCTTGCACAGCTCTGCGAGCCAAGGCGGCTTATACCGAGATGGTATAGGGACCCAGGCTGGCAGGCCTTCTCTCATTGCCCGCATCCCTGTCTCCAGGATCCTTGGTGACCCGGAAGAGGAAGCTTGGAGCCCATCTCTCAACAACTTGGAGAAAGTGGTAGTGACTGATGTGACGTCTAATTTCTTGACAGTTACCATTAAGGAGAGCAGCACAGACCAAGGGTTCTTCAAGGAAAAGCGATGA